One part of the Marinobacter sp. M3C genome encodes these proteins:
- the galU gene encoding UTP--glucose-1-phosphate uridylyltransferase GalU, translating into MIKKCLFPVAGYGTRFLPATKAMPKEILPIVNKPLVQYGVEEAAAAGIHEFGFVTGRGKRAIEDHFDISYELEHQIAGSGKEGLLTSIRDLIDHNTFAFTRQSEMKGLGHAILTGRNLVGDNPFAVVLADDFCVGPDGEDGVLAQMVKLYSQFRCSIVAIEEVPADETHKYGVIAGECMKDGLFRVTDMVEKPAPEDAPSNMAIIGRYILTPDIFDILERTPPGKNGEVQITDALLEQAKTGCVLAYQFKGRRFDCGSIDGFVEATNYVYENIYKKGL; encoded by the coding sequence ATGATCAAGAAGTGCCTGTTTCCCGTTGCCGGCTATGGCACCCGCTTTTTACCCGCCACCAAAGCCATGCCGAAAGAAATTCTTCCTATCGTTAACAAGCCGTTGGTTCAGTACGGCGTTGAAGAGGCGGCAGCTGCCGGGATTCACGAATTCGGGTTTGTGACCGGTCGGGGTAAGCGCGCCATTGAAGATCATTTTGACATCAGCTACGAGCTGGAACACCAGATTGCGGGCTCTGGCAAAGAGGGCCTGTTGACCTCTATCCGCGATTTGATTGACCACAATACCTTCGCCTTTACCCGCCAAAGCGAAATGAAGGGCCTGGGCCATGCGATTCTAACCGGGCGCAACCTGGTGGGCGATAACCCTTTCGCCGTGGTGCTGGCCGACGACTTCTGCGTGGGGCCTGACGGCGAAGACGGCGTTCTGGCGCAGATGGTCAAACTTTACAGCCAGTTCCGCTGCTCTATTGTGGCCATTGAAGAAGTGCCCGCCGACGAAACCCACAAGTACGGTGTGATTGCGGGCGAGTGCATGAAAGACGGCCTGTTCCGGGTAACAGACATGGTGGAAAAGCCTGCACCGGAAGACGCGCCCAGCAACATGGCCATCATCGGCCGTTATATTCTGACACCGGATATTTTTGACATTCTGGAGCGCACACCGCCTGGTAAGAACGGTGAAGTACAAATTACCGACGCCCTGCTGGAACAAGCCAAAACGGGCTGCGTACTGGCCTACCAATTCAAAGGCCGCCGTTTTGACTGCGGCAGCATAGACGGCTTTGTAGAAGCGACCAATTATGTGTATGAAAACATCTACAAAAAGGGCTTGTAG
- a CDS encoding ShlB/FhaC/HecB family hemolysin secretion/activation protein, giving the protein MLLLRLMFAIIGLFASTCGLADPAAAAGLWSALSVTGNSTLSDDEMNGSLGVSADGLVFREHLLGVVFDRNSRALEGASRESLFASYSFPLQGNYFAFSTRNNSRYSDQLSGTLREQVHVLSDETNFSARRALFGWEGLQFDSVLRHSTRESRRMQQGEWAETTAAQVSSLGVSGKRELIQLYGWNAATMVTFSRGLSISSRQAPIQGGYRDSDNFYKMLLGGSLGRELNDWHLGLSGRYQAATDQLPAAEQIRVAGSQLLEGFAGSSYTAASGGWLRIDADTPGVNFPFVSGVRAGARLSLLRGWADVHSTRYDQYLNADAGELSLQLRTRYLRASTSIGRILGDSPLLPDAGNSPNFRFSLTVDI; this is encoded by the coding sequence GTGCTATTGCTTCGTCTAATGTTCGCGATTATCGGTTTATTTGCCAGTACCTGCGGACTGGCCGATCCCGCTGCTGCTGCAGGGCTGTGGTCTGCTTTGTCTGTCACCGGTAACAGCACGTTATCGGATGATGAGATGAACGGCTCGCTGGGTGTCAGCGCCGACGGTCTGGTGTTCCGCGAACACTTGCTGGGCGTGGTTTTTGACCGCAACAGCCGAGCCCTTGAAGGCGCCAGCCGCGAATCGCTGTTCGCCAGCTACAGTTTCCCCCTGCAAGGCAATTACTTTGCATTCAGTACACGCAACAATAGTCGTTACAGCGATCAGTTATCAGGCACATTGCGCGAGCAAGTGCATGTGTTGTCAGACGAAACCAACTTTTCGGCGCGGCGGGCACTTTTTGGCTGGGAGGGGTTGCAATTCGACAGCGTTCTGCGCCATAGCACCCGCGAAAGTCGGCGCATGCAGCAGGGCGAGTGGGCTGAAACCACCGCTGCACAGGTGTCGTCGTTGGGGGTGAGTGGCAAGCGCGAGTTAATACAGCTTTACGGTTGGAATGCCGCAACAATGGTCACTTTCTCCCGCGGGCTAAGCATAAGTAGCCGGCAGGCACCCATTCAGGGTGGCTATCGAGATTCTGATAATTTTTATAAGATGCTGTTGGGTGGCTCCCTCGGCCGCGAACTGAACGACTGGCATCTGGGGTTAAGTGGGCGCTATCAGGCGGCCACCGACCAACTGCCTGCGGCAGAGCAAATCCGCGTTGCCGGCTCGCAGCTGCTGGAGGGTTTCGCTGGCAGCTCGTACACGGCCGCATCCGGTGGCTGGCTGCGAATAGATGCCGATACACCCGGTGTTAATTTTCCTTTTGTCAGTGGCGTTCGCGCCGGGGCGCGGTTGTCGTTACTGCGGGGCTGGGCAGACGTTCACAGCACCCGGTATGATCAGTATCTGAATGCCGACGCCGGCGAACTCTCACTGCAACTCAGAACCCGCTATCTGCGCGCTAGCACGTCAATTGGTCGGATACTGGGCGACTCTCCGCTGCTACCCGATGCCGGAAATTCGCCAAACTTCCGTTTCTCCCTGACGGTCGATATCTAA
- a CDS encoding glucan biosynthesis protein G produces MLARTARVVNGCIVVFCLGASAPVWSFGFADVTEKAQALAQTPYKAPSAVPEFLTALPYDRYQSIRFKTEVNLWRQPASAGKKHFEVMMVPAGSVYQHAVTLNEVDQEGVRPLIFNRDNFTYPSPDLAKRIPADLGYAGFRLTWPLQASSAIKNPERQGNQFLVFAGASYFRGVGADNGFGLSARGLAIDTGLPSGEEFPAFTEFWLERPAANAGTITVYALLDSPSATGAYRFVITPNTATGIEVSARLFARSNIDQIGLAPLTSMFYYGENTRQPAGEWRPQVHDSDGLLIQDEKSAEVTEWVWRPLLNPTSLRMNFFQVTNLKGFGLMQRDTRFEDFSDAEAHYEKRPSAWVDNTDDWGSGEIVLVEIPTSSEANDNIVAFWKPRQKIEQGAELNFQYRLRFGEHTAFDSGIGRVVDTWVGAGRTNGASQDENNRNLEGTWRVVVDFEGETLNAATVPVVSEVGTNDSAEILEHFVEHLPEQGIWRLSMLVKPAPNKDTSLRARLLAGPNAVSETWLYQLPGLAQARE; encoded by the coding sequence ATGCTTGCAAGGACAGCCCGTGTTGTAAACGGGTGCATTGTCGTATTTTGTCTAGGCGCCAGCGCTCCGGTTTGGAGCTTTGGGTTTGCCGATGTCACCGAAAAAGCTCAGGCGCTGGCACAAACGCCATACAAAGCACCCAGCGCGGTTCCTGAATTTTTAACCGCATTACCTTACGACCGCTACCAGTCAATCCGCTTCAAGACCGAAGTCAATCTTTGGCGCCAGCCGGCCAGTGCGGGCAAAAAGCACTTTGAGGTCATGATGGTGCCCGCCGGCAGCGTATACCAGCACGCGGTCACCTTGAATGAAGTGGATCAAGAGGGCGTAAGGCCGCTGATTTTTAATCGCGATAACTTTACCTACCCGTCCCCTGATTTGGCCAAGCGTATCCCTGCCGATTTGGGTTACGCGGGCTTTCGGCTGACCTGGCCGTTACAAGCATCGTCCGCAATCAAAAATCCTGAGCGCCAGGGCAACCAGTTCTTGGTGTTCGCTGGCGCCAGTTATTTTCGCGGCGTTGGGGCCGATAACGGTTTCGGCCTGTCAGCCCGGGGCCTGGCCATAGACACCGGCCTACCTTCCGGCGAAGAGTTTCCGGCGTTCACCGAGTTTTGGTTAGAACGACCAGCCGCCAACGCGGGCACCATTACGGTTTATGCCCTGTTAGACAGCCCCAGCGCGACCGGCGCCTACCGCTTTGTGATCACCCCGAACACGGCCACCGGCATTGAAGTCAGTGCCCGCCTGTTTGCCCGCAGCAATATCGACCAAATTGGCTTGGCGCCGCTAACGTCTATGTTTTATTACGGTGAAAACACCCGCCAGCCAGCGGGTGAATGGCGGCCGCAAGTTCACGACTCTGACGGCCTGCTGATACAGGATGAAAAATCCGCAGAAGTGACCGAGTGGGTGTGGCGGCCATTACTAAACCCCACCAGTTTGAGGATGAACTTTTTTCAAGTGACCAACCTGAAAGGGTTCGGGCTGATGCAGCGCGATACCCGCTTTGAGGATTTTTCAGACGCAGAAGCCCACTACGAAAAGCGCCCGAGCGCATGGGTCGACAATACCGACGATTGGGGCTCAGGCGAAATTGTGCTGGTGGAAATCCCCACCTCCTCAGAAGCCAACGACAACATCGTGGCCTTTTGGAAACCGCGTCAGAAAATCGAGCAGGGCGCAGAACTGAATTTCCAGTACCGCCTTAGATTCGGCGAACACACCGCCTTCGACAGCGGTATTGGCCGCGTTGTGGACACCTGGGTGGGTGCTGGTCGAACCAATGGCGCCAGCCAGGACGAAAATAATCGCAACCTGGAAGGTACCTGGCGGGTGGTCGTCGACTTTGAGGGGGAAACCCTGAACGCCGCCACTGTTCCGGTTGTCAGTGAAGTGGGTACCAACGACAGCGCCGAAATACTGGAACACTTTGTAGAGCACCTGCCAGAGCAGGGCATCTGGCGCCTGTCGATGCTGGTTAAGCCTGCACCCAATAAGGACACATCCCTAAGAGCGCGATTATTGGCAGGCCCGAATGCGGTGTCTGAAACCTGGTTGTATCAGCTGCCTGGCTTAGCCCAGGCGAGGGAATAA
- the mdoH gene encoding glucans biosynthesis glucosyltransferase MdoH, with product MSDRVPKTLWRWRTVARIRRSLLALLVFGQTAVASYYLLWIMPYHGSTSLEIGLLVLFALLYAWIAVGFWTAVVGFVLRLMGGDRHSLLNRYSSDDLEHTPLVKTAIVLPVYHEPVHWTFSGLKAVYQELERNGQIEYFEFFILSDSRNPEIWLEEQAKWHQLCDELGAHGRLFYRRRGVNLNYKSGNVADFLRRWGRLFKYMVVLDADSLMSGRTIVRMVQLMEREPQVGILQTNPSIINGQSLFARLQQFGNRLYSSLFATGLAAVQMGHAAFWGHNAILRVEPFMQHCGLRKLRGFGVFKGPIMSHDFVEAAYIGRAGYEVWLEPGLGESFEESPPTLADELSRDNRWAKGNLQHLWILCFGRRINLAHRMAFLNGVMAYVASPLWLAFLALTTVAAAQLTLSPIEYFPAGHEGLFPLWPEWRPEWALTLALSTLALLFVPKFLAIIDAIIHGLAKGFGGPLRLFLSVWVEIVFSVLLAPIRMLAHSRFVIASLLNVSLSWAGQNRTEETGWREALITQAPGLIIGGSWAVFAWWLDVSFFIWSLPVAVPLILAAPTSVLLSRVRVGQAIRRAGLLLIPEELAPLTLLKNAAENRAQPASPWSLGHFEQAVLVPLVHQQQLALARPDRHSRRAKRLNGLVDQCIHTGPTALNKKQISELCEDRVALAELHRRAWMAPTDSYWGQAIARL from the coding sequence ATGAGTGACCGGGTCCCCAAGACACTCTGGCGCTGGCGCACAGTAGCCAGAATAAGGCGCAGCTTGCTGGCGCTGCTGGTATTCGGCCAAACCGCGGTGGCCAGCTATTACTTGCTGTGGATCATGCCTTACCACGGCAGCACCTCGCTGGAAATCGGCCTGCTGGTATTATTTGCATTGCTCTACGCCTGGATAGCCGTGGGTTTTTGGACCGCGGTGGTCGGATTTGTGTTGCGGCTGATGGGTGGCGATAGGCACTCCCTGCTGAACCGCTACAGCAGCGATGACCTGGAACACACCCCGCTGGTCAAAACCGCCATTGTGCTGCCCGTGTACCACGAACCGGTGCACTGGACGTTTAGCGGGCTGAAAGCGGTGTATCAGGAGCTGGAGCGCAACGGTCAGATTGAATACTTTGAATTTTTCATATTGTCAGACAGCCGCAACCCGGAAATATGGCTGGAAGAACAGGCAAAATGGCATCAGTTATGTGACGAGCTGGGCGCCCACGGCCGGCTGTTTTACCGCCGCCGCGGCGTTAACCTGAACTATAAAAGTGGCAACGTCGCCGATTTTCTGCGGCGTTGGGGTCGACTTTTCAAATACATGGTGGTGTTAGACGCCGACAGTTTGATGAGCGGGCGTACCATCGTGCGTATGGTTCAGTTGATGGAACGCGAGCCCCAGGTCGGCATACTGCAAACAAACCCCTCCATCATTAACGGCCAGTCGCTGTTTGCCCGCCTGCAACAGTTTGGCAATCGCCTGTATTCTTCGCTGTTTGCGACCGGCCTTGCCGCCGTACAAATGGGTCATGCCGCTTTTTGGGGCCACAACGCCATCCTGCGAGTAGAGCCGTTTATGCAGCACTGCGGTTTGCGCAAATTACGCGGTTTTGGTGTGTTTAAAGGGCCGATCATGAGCCACGACTTTGTCGAGGCTGCCTATATCGGCCGCGCCGGTTACGAAGTCTGGCTGGAACCCGGTCTGGGCGAGAGTTTTGAAGAGTCACCCCCCACGCTGGCGGATGAACTGTCACGAGACAACCGCTGGGCCAAAGGCAATCTGCAGCACCTGTGGATTCTGTGTTTCGGCCGCCGCATCAACCTGGCGCACCGCATGGCGTTCCTCAACGGCGTAATGGCTTATGTGGCCTCGCCCCTGTGGCTGGCGTTTCTGGCGTTGACCACGGTGGCCGCTGCGCAGTTAACCCTGTCGCCCATCGAATATTTCCCGGCTGGCCACGAAGGGCTCTTCCCGCTGTGGCCGGAATGGCGGCCAGAGTGGGCGCTTACCCTTGCCCTCAGCACATTGGCGTTGTTGTTCGTGCCAAAATTCCTGGCCATTATCGACGCCATCATTCACGGCTTAGCCAAAGGCTTCGGTGGCCCTTTGCGGCTGTTTTTAAGCGTGTGGGTAGAAATTGTATTCTCGGTATTACTGGCACCCATCCGCATGCTGGCCCACAGCCGGTTCGTCATCGCGTCTTTGTTAAACGTCTCCCTAAGCTGGGCCGGGCAAAACCGCACGGAAGAAACCGGCTGGCGCGAAGCGTTAATAACCCAGGCACCGGGATTAATAATTGGCGGTAGTTGGGCGGTGTTCGCCTGGTGGCTAGATGTCAGCTTTTTCATTTGGTCGCTGCCCGTGGCTGTGCCTTTAATACTGGCGGCGCCCACCTCGGTGCTGCTCAGCCGGGTCAGGGTGGGCCAAGCCATACGCCGCGCCGGGCTGCTACTGATTCCTGAAGAGCTGGCACCGCTGACGTTGCTGAAAAATGCCGCTGAAAATCGCGCCCAGCCGGCCAGCCCCTGGAGCCTTGGGCACTTTGAACAGGCCGTTCTGGTGCCGCTGGTTCACCAGCAACAACTGGCGCTGGCCAGGCCGGACCGCCATTCCAGGCGCGCCAAAAGGCTCAACGGCCTGGTGGACCAATGCATCCATACCGGCCCGACGGCATTGAATAAAAAACAAATCAGCGAATTGTGCGAAGACAGAGTGGCCCTGGCCGAGCTTCATCGCCGTGCCTGGATGGCGCCAACGGACAGTTATTGGGGCCAGGCGATCGCCCGTCTTTAA
- a CDS encoding glucan biosynthesis protein, with protein sequence MHRRSLLKAVSAATVLGLLPMPAWLQASEVARSTKYSGPFDYAWLKGHARHLASKAYQPQTSGIPASLSNLSWDDYQSIRFKPQDALWRSDDLLFQVQLFHLGLYFKKPVQIFEVDGGIARALEYRQSNFDYSGEEALGNLEPNLGYAGFRLHFYTNFQLDLASFLGASYFRAVGESMQYGLSTRGLAVDTGMSREEEFPDFTTFWLEKPAPGQDFVTVWALLDSPSVTGAYAFRIQPGQNTVMDVDVALYPRKAIERVGIAPLTSMYQVGENDRRMAYDWRPEIHDSDGLAIQNGNNEWLWRPLMNPRNVHVSSFVDNNLKGFGLLQRDRNFEHYQDDGVFYNRRPSAWIAPKGDWGPGQVMLTEIPTGNETFDNIVAFWNPQKPLAVGKEHLFSYTLTWGEQPPVQPDKLAQVQATRTGLGGVIGKPRDVFSWRFAIDFGGGGLSMLGANAELEAAIKTSSGKVELVSVRPLDSIKGYRAMFDLVPGESGGSVDIRLQLMLSGQPVSEVWLYQYTPPPVDEQARFLEL encoded by the coding sequence ATGCACCGTCGCTCTCTTCTAAAAGCCGTATCTGCCGCTACTGTTCTGGGCCTTTTACCCATGCCGGCCTGGCTGCAGGCGAGTGAGGTGGCTCGCAGCACAAAATACAGTGGGCCTTTTGATTACGCCTGGCTCAAAGGTCACGCTCGTCATCTGGCCAGCAAAGCCTACCAGCCACAAACCAGCGGCATCCCCGCAAGCCTGAGCAACCTAAGCTGGGATGATTATCAGTCCATCCGCTTCAAGCCCCAGGATGCGCTCTGGCGCAGCGACGATTTGTTGTTTCAGGTGCAGCTTTTCCATCTTGGCTTGTACTTCAAAAAGCCAGTGCAAATATTCGAAGTGGATGGCGGTATCGCCCGGGCTCTGGAATATCGTCAGAGCAACTTCGACTACAGCGGCGAAGAGGCGCTGGGTAATCTGGAACCGAATCTTGGTTACGCAGGCTTCCGCCTGCATTTTTACACCAACTTTCAGTTAGATCTGGCGTCTTTCCTGGGCGCCAGTTACTTCCGTGCAGTGGGCGAATCCATGCAGTACGGTTTGTCTACCCGCGGTTTGGCCGTCGACACGGGCATGAGTAGGGAAGAAGAGTTCCCCGATTTCACCACCTTCTGGCTAGAGAAACCGGCCCCCGGTCAGGACTTCGTTACCGTTTGGGCCTTACTGGATTCTCCCAGCGTGACCGGCGCCTATGCTTTCCGGATTCAGCCCGGGCAAAATACAGTGATGGATGTAGATGTAGCGCTCTACCCACGCAAAGCCATTGAGCGGGTGGGCATTGCGCCGCTAACCAGCATGTATCAGGTGGGCGAAAACGATCGCCGTATGGCCTACGACTGGCGTCCGGAAATTCACGATTCAGATGGCCTGGCGATTCAAAATGGCAACAACGAATGGCTGTGGCGGCCGTTGATGAATCCCCGCAACGTTCATGTCAGCAGTTTTGTTGACAATAATCTGAAAGGCTTTGGCCTGTTGCAGCGTGACCGGAACTTCGAGCACTACCAAGACGACGGCGTGTTCTACAATCGCCGGCCCAGCGCCTGGATCGCGCCGAAAGGCGATTGGGGTCCAGGGCAGGTAATGCTCACTGAAATCCCCACGGGAAACGAAACATTCGACAATATCGTGGCGTTTTGGAATCCGCAAAAGCCGTTGGCTGTTGGCAAAGAACACCTGTTTTCCTACACGTTGACCTGGGGTGAACAGCCACCGGTGCAGCCCGACAAGTTGGCGCAAGTGCAAGCCACCCGCACCGGACTTGGCGGCGTTATAGGGAAGCCTCGGGACGTATTTTCCTGGCGTTTTGCGATCGATTTCGGTGGCGGTGGTTTGAGTATGTTGGGGGCCAATGCCGAGCTGGAAGCTGCCATCAAAACCAGCAGTGGCAAGGTAGAATTAGTGTCTGTGCGCCCTCTGGACTCGATTAAGGGCTACCGCGCAATGTTTGATTTGGTGCCCGGTGAATCGGGCGGTTCCGTCGACATTCGTTTGCAGTTGATGCTCAGCGGGCAACCGGTGTCTGAAGTGTGGCTTTACCAGTACACGCCGCCGCCGGTGGACGAACAAGCTCGGTTTTTAGAATTGTAA
- a CDS encoding GntR family transcriptional regulator has protein sequence MLELVPQAYTRADEAFDCLQTAIVKGDLTPGEKIGEVELCSRFHLTRGPLREALGRLESRGLLVRRPHAGVKVVSVSADELLELYRIRELMEGLAARQAAERMTDAEIAALRATLDTHETMIKQAQGQAYYQAEGDYDFHHRIATGSRNTKLTQMLLGDLYYMVRMYRYRLSTSAGRPHMALGEHRNIVDAIANRDGELAEFLMKRHIHAARKNIEQKIRDGELTI, from the coding sequence ATGTTGGAACTTGTCCCGCAAGCCTATACCCGCGCTGATGAAGCCTTCGATTGTCTGCAAACGGCGATTGTGAAAGGCGACCTGACTCCGGGCGAAAAAATTGGTGAAGTTGAGCTCTGCTCCCGCTTTCATTTAACCCGCGGGCCGCTGCGTGAAGCCTTGGGTCGCCTTGAATCCCGTGGCTTGCTGGTACGCCGCCCCCACGCCGGGGTGAAAGTAGTCTCCGTAAGCGCAGACGAATTACTAGAGCTCTATCGCATACGCGAACTTATGGAAGGCCTGGCCGCGCGGCAGGCCGCGGAACGCATGACAGACGCCGAAATTGCCGCCTTGCGCGCCACCCTCGACACCCACGAAACCATGATCAAACAAGCCCAGGGCCAGGCTTACTACCAGGCCGAGGGCGACTACGATTTTCATCACCGCATCGCTACTGGCAGTCGCAACACCAAGTTGACTCAAATGCTGCTGGGCGACCTGTACTACATGGTGCGCATGTACCGCTACCGTTTAAGCACCTCGGCCGGGCGCCCGCACATGGCGTTGGGCGAGCATCGCAACATTGTCGATGCCATTGCCAACCGAGATGGCGAACTGGCGGAATTTCTGATGAAACGCCATATTCACGCAGCACGAAAAAACATTGAACAAAAAATCCGCGACGGCGAACTGACTATCTAA
- the prpB gene encoding methylisocitrate lyase, translating to MSSKLSPGARFRKALNDNKPLQIVGTINAYAAMMAARVGHQAIYLSGGGVANASYGLPDLGMTSLNDVVEDVRRITAATDIPLLVDIDTGWGGAFNIGRTIQQMEKAGAAAVHLEDQVAQKRCGHRPNKEIVSKEEMVDRIKAAVDARADKDFFIMARTDSFQKEGLDAAIDRAKAYIEAGADGIFAEAVNELEHYKAFSAALGNVPLLANITEFGATPLYNRKELGDAGASMVLYPLSAFRAMNKAAVTVYQNILEKGDQKDVIDLMQTRMELYDYLNYHDFEQKLDQLFQQTKG from the coding sequence ATGTCCAGCAAACTTTCCCCGGGCGCCCGTTTTCGTAAAGCCCTGAACGACAACAAGCCCCTGCAGATTGTTGGCACCATCAACGCCTACGCGGCCATGATGGCCGCGCGGGTAGGGCACCAGGCTATTTACCTGTCTGGCGGCGGCGTTGCAAACGCCTCCTACGGCCTGCCAGACCTGGGCATGACCAGCCTGAATGACGTAGTAGAAGACGTGCGCCGCATCACCGCCGCCACGGATATTCCGCTGCTGGTAGACATAGACACCGGCTGGGGCGGCGCATTCAACATTGGCCGTACCATTCAGCAAATGGAAAAAGCCGGTGCGGCTGCTGTTCACCTTGAAGACCAAGTCGCCCAGAAGCGTTGCGGTCATCGCCCGAACAAAGAAATTGTTTCCAAAGAAGAAATGGTAGACCGCATCAAAGCGGCCGTTGACGCCCGCGCCGACAAAGACTTCTTCATCATGGCCCGTACCGATTCGTTCCAGAAAGAAGGCCTGGACGCCGCTATTGATCGCGCCAAAGCTTATATAGAAGCCGGCGCCGACGGCATCTTCGCTGAAGCCGTGAACGAGCTGGAACACTACAAAGCCTTCTCTGCAGCCCTGGGCAATGTGCCGCTGCTGGCCAACATCACCGAATTTGGTGCTACGCCGCTGTACAACCGCAAAGAGCTGGGCGACGCCGGTGCCAGCATGGTGCTTTACCCGCTGAGCGCCTTCCGCGCCATGAACAAAGCCGCCGTAACGGTTTACCAGAACATTCTGGAGAAGGGCGACCAGAAAGATGTAATCGACCTGATGCAAACCCGCATGGAACTATACGACTACCTGAACTACCACGATTTCGAACAGAAGCTTGACCAGCTTTTCCAGCAGACCAAAGGCTGA
- the prpC gene encoding 2-methylcitrate synthase — MAEAKKLSGAGLRGQVAGQTALCTVGLTGTGLTYCGYDISDLADNAQFEEVAYLLLQGKLPNQQELDAYKAKLKSLRTLPDALKTVLENIPKDAHPMDVMRTGCSMLGNLETEQNFSEQDDKIDRLLAAFPGIINYWYSFVHKGVRIDTNSSSDSIGGHFLELLHGKKPSELHERVMNVSLILYAEHEFNASTFAARVCASTLSDIHSCVTGAIGTLRGPLHGGANEAAMELIQKFKTPDEAEAGLMGMLQRKEKIMGFGHAVYSDSDPRNIIIKKWSEKLSKEVNDTVLYPVSVRCEEVMWREKKLFCNADFFHASTYHFMGIPTELFTPIFVMSRVSGWTAHVKEQRANNRIIRPSAEYTGPDHAEWLPIEKR; from the coding sequence ATGGCTGAAGCAAAAAAATTAAGTGGCGCAGGGCTGCGTGGACAAGTTGCTGGTCAAACCGCACTGTGCACCGTTGGCTTAACCGGAACTGGCCTCACGTATTGTGGCTACGACATTAGCGACCTGGCAGACAACGCCCAGTTCGAAGAAGTGGCCTACCTGCTGCTGCAAGGCAAACTGCCCAACCAGCAGGAACTGGACGCCTACAAAGCCAAGCTTAAAAGCCTGCGCACGCTGCCAGACGCACTGAAAACCGTGCTGGAAAATATCCCCAAAGACGCCCACCCGATGGACGTGATGCGCACCGGCTGCTCCATGCTGGGCAACCTGGAAACCGAGCAAAACTTCAGTGAGCAAGACGACAAAATCGACCGCCTGCTGGCCGCGTTCCCGGGCATCATCAACTACTGGTACAGCTTTGTTCATAAAGGCGTGCGCATTGATACCAACAGTAGCTCCGATTCCATCGGTGGCCACTTCCTGGAACTGCTGCACGGCAAAAAGCCCAGCGAGCTGCACGAACGGGTAATGAACGTTTCCCTGATTCTGTACGCCGAGCACGAATTCAACGCGTCTACCTTCGCGGCCCGCGTATGCGCCTCAACCCTGTCTGACATCCACAGCTGTGTAACGGGCGCTATCGGCACCCTGCGTGGCCCGCTACACGGCGGCGCCAACGAAGCGGCAATGGAACTGATCCAGAAATTCAAAACCCCGGATGAAGCCGAAGCAGGCCTGATGGGCATGCTGCAGCGCAAAGAAAAAATCATGGGCTTCGGCCACGCGGTCTACAGCGATTCCGACCCGCGCAACATTATCATCAAAAAGTGGTCCGAAAAACTGTCTAAAGAAGTGAACGATACCGTGCTTTACCCGGTGTCCGTACGCTGTGAAGAAGTTATGTGGCGCGAGAAGAAACTGTTCTGCAACGCCGACTTCTTCCATGCCTCTACTTACCACTTCATGGGCATCCCCACCGAACTGTTCACGCCTATTTTTGTGATGTCACGGGTATCTGGCTGGACTGCGCACGTTAAAGAGCAGCGCGCCAACAACCGCATCATCCGTCCAAGCGCCGAATACACCGGCCCAGATCACGCCGAATGGCTACCGATCGAAAAGCGTTAA